A window of Desulfatirhabdium butyrativorans DSM 18734 genomic DNA:
GCACTTCATAAATCCAATTGATTTCAAGGAGCATGAGAAATCAGGCAATGAAAATCGCCGAGAAAGCATCCCAAATTGAAAAGGCCTATGAACTCATTCTGGAAGGATTATCCAAATTAACTCAGGAGCTTGCCGTGATTTCATAAACATCATAAAATGTAACCTTTTCTCACGTTTTTAAAAACAAAAGCTTCCTCTATCTGATTTTCCCAATTTCACGTGCTGGCGAACCGGCAATAATTGACCCCGACGAGAAAGAGCGAGTAACTACACTATTAGCAGCGACTACGCAACCGGTTCCAAGCCTCACCCCCTTCAAAATAAAAGAATGAGCTCCAATGAATGAATTAGGACCAATTTCGATTTCCGCTCCTTCAGTCGTGAGACCATCCATTGGGAATACATCTTTCCTAATTAGGAACT
This region includes:
- a CDS encoding DapH/DapD/GlmU-related protein — translated: MDGLTTEGAEIEIGPNSFIGAHSFILKGVRLGTGCVVAANSVVTRSFSSGSIIAGSPAREIGKIR